The following are encoded together in the Lathyrus oleraceus cultivar Zhongwan6 chromosome 3, CAAS_Psat_ZW6_1.0, whole genome shotgun sequence genome:
- the LOC127131233 gene encoding uncharacterized protein LOC127131233, translating to MAQLADRIRHLECLKEEKARANKNKRVAYVDFSNDDEWSCNGTSDFDENEIDLAELKQGSPYACKFLSPSNGKNPIEPEKNDKFPKKTYTFDVTKCDEIFDLLVKDAHMIVPSGAKVPPLEQRNKRGFCKYHGFLGHKTSQCFLLRDFVQNAIQEGRLKFGDKTRSQMKIDSDPLQVANAHYTEPEEVNLLEVTDDFDMTEVTEDFIHEPVMPKVYEYLD from the coding sequence atggcccaacTGGCTGATAGGATTCGACATTTAGAATGCTTGAAGGAAGAAAAGGCTagagcaaataagaataaaagGGTAGCCTATGTCGATTTCAGCAATGATGATGAATGGTCCTGTAACGGAACTTCGGACTTCGACGAAAATGAAATCGACCTTGCTGAATTGAAGCAAGGGTCACCTTACGCATGTAAGTTTTTGTCCCCGTCGAATGGAAAAAACCCAATTGAACCAGAAAAGAATGATAAATTTCCTAAGAAAACTTATACTTTCGACGTTACAAAGTGTGACGAAATTTTCGATTTGTTAGTTAAGGATGCTCATATGATAGTACCCTCGGGTGCTAAAGTACCTCCTTTGGAACAAAGAAATAAAAGAGGGTTTTGCAAATACCATGGTTTTCTGGGTCATAAAACatctcaatgttttcttttgaGGGATTTTGTGCAGAATGCCATCCAAGAAGGGAGACTCAAATTTGGAGACAAAACTCGGAGCCAGATGAAGATCGACTCCGATCCTCTGCAAGTGGCTAACGCCCACTATACGGAGCCAGAGGAAGTGAACCTACTCGAAGTCACTGATGATTTCGATATGACTGAAGTCACGGAAGACTTTATCCATGAACCTGTTATGCCTAAGGTTTATGAATACCTTGATTAG
- the LOC127127600 gene encoding L-type lectin-domain containing receptor kinase IV.1, whose product MSLKLLLVLFFLVTFVASKDVSFIYNNGFQSSHLYLDGIAELTSNGILRLTNDTKQEKAHAFYPNPIVFKNTSNGSVSSFSTTFVFAIRPQYATLSGHGIVFVVSPTKGLPNSLPSQYLGLFSKSNNGNSGNHVFGVELDTIQSSEFNDINDNHVGIDINDLKSVSSAPAGYYDSNGQRKNLTLFSGYPMQVWIEYDGEKKKIDVTLAPIDVVKPKQPLLSFAKDLSPILNNSMYVGFSSATGSVITSHYILGWSFKVNGQAQNLVISELPKLPRFGEKKESRFLTVGLPLLLLCLVFMITLGVIYYIKRKKKFAELLEDWEHEYGPHRFKFKDLYFATKGFREKGLLGVGGFGRVYKGVMPGSKLEVAVKRVSHESRQGMREFVSEIVSIGRLRHRNLVPLLGYCRRKGELLLVYDYMSNGSLDNYLYNQPRVRLNWSQRFRIIKGVASGLFYLHEGWEQVVIHRDIKASNVLLDGELNGRLGDFGLARLYDHGADPHTTHLVGTVGYLAPEHTRTGKATKFSDVFAFGAFLLEVVCGRRPIDHVGENESVILVDYVFECWKRGDILEAKDVNLGIYYVSQEVELVLKLGLLCSHSEPEARPSMRQVVQYLEMDIPLPDLSLLSLSSSGLTFGYQEHFEDFPMSYPSSMDKTMSHTSMSIAESHLSGGR is encoded by the coding sequence ATGTCTCTCAAACTTCTATTGGTGTTGTTTTTTCTTGTTACATTTGTAGCAAGTAAAGATGTTAGTTTCATCTATAACAATGGATTCCAATCATCTCATTTGTATCTTGATGGTATTGCTGAGTTAACCTCTAATGGCATACTAAGACTCACCAATGATACCAAACAAGAAAAAGCACATGCTTTTTATCCAAATCCTATAGTTTTCAAAAACACTTCCAATGGAAGTGTTTCTTCTTTCTCAACCACTTTTGTGTTTGCCATAAGACCTCAGTATGCAACTCTTAGTGGTCATGGAATTGTTTTTGTTGTTTCTCCAACAAAAGGGTTGCCAAATTCACTACCAAGTCAGTACCTTGGTCTCTTTAGCAAATCCAACAATGGAAACAGTGGCAACCATGTTTTTGGGGTGGAACTTGATACTATTCAAAGCAGTGAGTTTAATGATATCAATGATAACCATGTTGGTATTGATATCAATGATTTGAAATCAGTTAGTTCAGCTCCTGCAGGATATTATGATAGTAATGGTCAAAGGAAGAATTTGACTCTTTTCAGTGGCTATCCTATGCAGGTTTGGATTGAATATGATGGTGagaagaagaagattgatgttACTTTAGCTCCTATTGATGTTGTTAAACCAAAACAACCTTTGTTGTCATTTGCCAAAGATCTTTCTCCAATTCTTAACAATAGTATGTATGTTGGATTTTCATCAGCTACTGGATCAGTTATTACTTCTCATTATATTCTTGGTTGGAGTTTTAAGGTTAATGGTCAAGCTCAAAACCTTGTGATTTCAGAACTTCCTAAGCTACCAAGATTTGGTGAGAAAAAAGAATCCAGATTTTTAACTGTTGGGTTACCTTTGCTTTTGCTATGTTTGGTTTTCATGATAACTTTAGGGgttatttattatataaaaagGAAGAAGAAATTTGCTGAGTTGCTTGAAGATTGGGAACATGAGTATGGCCCACATAGATTTAAGTTCAAAGATCTATACTTTGCCACAAAGGGTTTCAGGGAAAAGGGGCTATTGGGAGTTGGTGGATTTGGTAGAGTCTACAAAGGTGTGATGCCAGGTTCCAAACTTGAGGTTGCTGTGAAGAGGGTGTCTCATGAATCAAGACAAGGAATGAGAGAATTCGTGTCGGAAATTGTTAGTATCGGTCGTCTTCGTCACAGGAATCTTGTTCCGCTTCTCGGCTATTGCAGACGAAAAGGCGAGTTACTTCTTGTCTATGATTACATGTCTAATGGAAGCTTAGACAACTATCTGTACAACCAACCAAGAGTGAGGTTGAATTGGAGTCAAAGATTTAGAATAATCAAAGGGGTTGCTTCGGGTTTGTTTTATCTACACGAAGGATGGGAGCAAGTTGTGATTCATAGAGACATAAAAGCTAGTAATGTGTTATTAGATGGTGAACTGAATGGTAGATTGGGAGATTTTGGTCTTGCAAGGTTGTATGATCATGGTGCTGATCCTCACACAACTCATTTGGTTGGAACTGTAGGGTATCTTGCTCCTGAGCATACTAGAACAGGTAAAGCAACTAAATtttctgatgtgtttgcttttggTGCATTTCTTCTTGAAGTTGTTTGTGGCAGGAGGCCTATAGATCATGTAGGAGAAAATGAGAGTGTAATTCTTGTTGATTATGTGTTTGAGTGTTGGAAAAGAGGTGATATTCTTGAGGCAAAAGATGTAAATTTGGGAATATATTATGTGTCTCAAGAGGTTGAGTTGGTGCTAAAACTTGGCTTGTTATGTTCACATTCAGAGCCTGAGGCTAGACCAAGTATGAGACAAGTTGTGCAGTATTTGGAGATGGATATACCTTTGCCTGATTTGTCTTTGCTTAGTTTATCTTCTTCTGGATTAACATTTGGGTACCAAGAACATTTTGAGGATTTTCCAATGTCTTATCCATCTTCTATGGACAAGACAATGTCGCATACTTCTATGTCTATTGCTGAATCACATCTCTCCGGTGGTCGTTGA
- the LOC127127601 gene encoding uncharacterized protein LOC127127601, producing MFRIASKISSRISPKALVSLTTKPSPISFRSFNTGLALDKSLAIDDVVRMSAYALRQARSEKSVGSYGMGYLVLKHCLTTELTEGNDPKHENSKGIALLAMSTLFSERGDYVDAIEQLDGVQELTNSYLGIRVAAFEAQAGLHLELEQDDKASAVADKCIELVENEKTEDFEALNVRARALKGLIELVKGDIKSAEPYFDKSLRTKLCEGTAALSYAEFQQTRQNYSMAKEIYQNVIEGVADLKESGNVYLGGGNMNMEGLMMGAMCALGQLESHMGNYRNAEEHLTKALTKAEEIYGEKHPKVGVVLTCMALMYRRKAIDQQSSSLMVQEGLYRKISGILKFPSAETESEGTNAAAPSVKRTDIVALASGGYAEVLNVQEKRKSEGEKLRNLSDSLWKNNRLSLDDYLGNTEANLCPVIDARICRLL from the exons ATGTTTCGCATAGCATCAAAAATTTCATCAAGAATCTCTCCCAAAGCTCTTGTTTCTCTCACTACAAAACCCTCTCCCATTTCATTCAGGTCATTCAATACTGGCTTGGCGTTGGATAAAAGCTTAGCTATCGATGATGTTGTTCGGATGAGTGCATACGCTTTGAGACAAGCTAGGTCTGAAAAATCAG TTGGATCATACGGTATGGGTTATTTGGTGTTGAAGCACTGTCTTACAACTGAGTTAACGGAAGGAAATGATCCAAAGCACGAGAATTCCAAAGGAATTGCTTTGCTTGCTATGTCTACATTGTTTTCTGAAAG AGGAGATTATGTTGATGCAATTGAACAGCTCGACGGCGTTCAAGAATTGACTAATTCTTACTTGGGTATTAGAG TTGCTGCGTTTGAAGCTCAGGCTGGGCTTCATCTAGAGTTGGAACAG GATGATAAGGCATCTGCGGTGGCTGATAAATGTATAGAGCTCGTGGAAAACGAGAAAACAGAAGATTTTGAAGCTCTAAATGTTCGTGCTAGAGCGCTAAAAGGGCTTATTGAACTTGTCAAGGGAGATATTAAATCAG CTGAACCTTACTTTGACAAATCTCTACGCACCAAGCTATGCGAAg GCACTGCTGCTCTATCGTATGCGGAGTTCCAACAAACAAGGCAGAACTACTCGATGGCAAAAGAGATTTACCAGAATGTTATAGAAGGAGTCGCTGATCTTAAAGAGAGTGGCAATGTATACTTAGGAGGTGGTAACATGAACATGGAGGGTTTAATGATGGGGGCCATGTGTGCTTTAGGACAGCTTGAATCACATATGGG TAACTATCGTAATGCAGAGGAGCATTTGACAAAGGCATTAACTAAGGCAGAAGAGATCTATG GAGAAAAACATCCCAAGGTGGGTGTTGTCTTAACATGTATGGCTCTTATGTATAGGCGTAAAGCAATTGATCAGCAATCAAGTTCGCTTATGGTTCAAGAG GGTCTCTACAGAAAAATTTCAGGGATTTTGAAGTTTCCATCAGCTGAAACTGAATCTGAAG GTACTAATGCTGCTGCACCATCGGTAAAGAGAACGGATATAGTGGCTCTTGCAAGCG GTGGATATGCTGAAGTACTTAATGTCCAAGAAAAGAGAAAGAGTGAAGGAGAGAAGCTGAGGAACTTGTCTGATTCTTTATGGAAAAACAACAGGCTGTCTCTGGATGATTATCTAGGAAATACAGAAGCAAATTTATGTCCGGTTATCGATGCTCGTATATGCAGGCTTCTGTAA